A portion of the Lathamus discolor isolate bLatDis1 chromosome 5, bLatDis1.hap1, whole genome shotgun sequence genome contains these proteins:
- the POPDC3 gene encoding popeye domain-containing protein 3 produces the protein MGENASFWESLIYAHPTCTTWKREAEGSIYHLASILFVVGFMGGSGFFGLLYVFSLLGLGFLCSSVWAWLDVCAADIFSWNFILFAICFVQFIYVTYQVRSVSFDREFQELYSSLFQPLGISLTVYRKIVLCCDAEVVTLEKEHCYAMQGKTPIDKLSLLVSGRIRVTVDGEFLHYIFPLQFLDSPEWDSLRPTEEGIFQVTLTAETDCRYVAWRRKKLYLLFAKHRFISRLFSILIGRDIAEKLYALNDRVHMGKGFRYDIRLPNFYHVALPETPTLQPSYHLQRRSPRRKPMGVTNCSPFSPRSKEGKLCSSHSPEQRREM, from the exons atGGGAGAAAATGCAAGTTTTTGGGAAAGTCTGATATATGCACATCCTACGTGTACCACCTGGAAGCGAGAGGCAGAGGGATCTATCTACCACCTAGCCAGTATTCTCTTTGTTGTGGGCTTCATGGGTGGAAGTGGATTCTTTGGGCTTCTCTATGTCTTCAGCTTACTTGGATTAGggtttctctgctcttctgtttgGGCTTGGCTGGATGTCTGTGCTGCTGATATATTCTCCTGGAATTTTATACTGTTTGCTATATGCTTCGTCCAGTTCATTTATGTTACCTACCAAGTTCGGAGTGTTTCCTTTGACAGAGAATTCCAGGAACTCTATAGCTCTCTCTTCCAGCCTCTGGGAATTTCCTTGACTGTCTACAGGAAGATCGTCTTGTGCTGTGATGCAGAAGTGGTTACCCTGGAGAAGGAACACTGTTACGCCATGCAGGGCAAAACACCTATTGATAAACTGTCCTTGCTTGTGTCAGGCAG GATCAGAGTGACAGTTGATGGGGAGTTTCTGcattatatttttcctcttcaatttCTGGATTCTCCTGAATGGGATTCACTGAGGCCCACAGAAGAGGGAATTTTCCAG GTAACTCTTACAGCAGAGACAGATTGTCGGTACGTGGCctggaggagaaagaagctgTATCTGCTGTTTGCTAAGCACCGTTTCATCTCCCGCCTGTTCTCAATTTTAATTGGGAGAGACATTGCTGAAAAACTCTATGCCTTGAATGACAGAGTGCACATGGGGAAAGGCTTTAGGTATGACATTCGGTTACCGAACTTCTACCATGTTGCACTGCCAGAGACCCCTACGCTGCAGCCCTCCTATCACCTACAGAGAAGGTCCCCCCGGCGCAAGCCCATGGGGGTTACAAactgcagccccttcagcccacggTCCAAGGAAGGAAAACTCTGCAGCAGCCATTCCCCAGAGCAAAGAAGGGAAATGTGA